Proteins encoded within one genomic window of bacterium:
- a CDS encoding DUF4215 domain-containing protein — translation MPRCRSGVAHDPVSPFDTGIRTRLLTSALAEDRSGCTGRVGPVCGDGTLASPEVCDDGNLLPGDGCKADCTEETCSESCSGLQTLAEDECLTNQSTATQICLDQNATCESACAGNTTCLQVCSAQKTTCMKIVDTAMNTCTRLWETDFNVCARRCNCIAGCTFFETNDCNSAKGLGDSVCSIADQSCHSACTILPLPQPCHDVCTSTYQSCDANTSAQYEQCLDEVPVVCESTCQ, via the coding sequence ATGCCGCGTTGCCGCTCTGGAGTTGCTCATGATCCTGTTTCGCCTTTTGACACTGGTATTCGCACTCGCCTTCTGACTTCCGCTCTCGCGGAAGACCGATCCGGCTGCACGGGCCGCGTCGGCCCCGTCTGTGGGGATGGAACGCTCGCATCGCCCGAAGTCTGCGACGACGGAAACCTGCTGCCGGGCGATGGCTGTAAAGCGGACTGCACCGAGGAGACCTGCAGCGAAAGCTGTTCTGGGTTGCAGACACTCGCCGAAGATGAATGCTTGACCAATCAATCCACCGCAACTCAGATCTGTCTAGACCAGAACGCCACTTGCGAGAGCGCTTGTGCGGGAAACACAACCTGCCTGCAGGTCTGCTCCGCGCAAAAGACGACTTGCATGAAGATCGTCGATACGGCGATGAATACCTGTACCCGCCTCTGGGAAACTGATTTCAACGTTTGCGCGAGACGCTGCAATTGCATAGCCGGATGCACATTCTTTGAGACCAACGATTGCAATTCCGCGAAGGGATTGGGCGATAGTGTCTGTTCAATCGCCGACCAATCATGCCATTCGGCCTGCACCATTCTACCCCTTCCGCAGCCTTGTCATGATGTCTGCACCAGCACATATCAGAGTTGCGATGCGAATACCTCAGCACAGTATGAGCAGTGCCTGGACGAAGTCCCCGTTGTCTGCGAAAGCACATGTCAGTAG
- a CDS encoding IS3 family transposase, with amino-acid sequence MLIAASELAVRVGVEPACTALGVSRATFYRRKSLNPGHQQPRPTSARALSTSERKRVVEILSSDRFVDRSPAEVFATLLDEKTYLCSERTMYRILAECQSVRERRNQLRHPQYAKPELMATAPNQVWSWDITKLLGPKKWTYYYLYVLLDIYSRYAVGWMVADRENSALAGRLIEETCTKEGVEPEVLTLHSDRGSPMTSKCTAQLLGDLGVTRSLSRPRVSDDNPFSEAQFKTLKYHPGFPRRFADIHHATSHCQSFFPWYNTEHRHGGISMLTPYDVHRGQAPAVIAQRTRTLEAAWTAHPERFVRGTPKPSPLPEAVWINPPESSTTGGIAQ; translated from the coding sequence CTGTTGATCGCTGCCAGCGAGTTGGCCGTGCGGGTTGGTGTTGAGCCAGCCTGCACGGCACTCGGTGTGTCGCGCGCAACGTTCTACCGTCGCAAGAGTCTGAACCCCGGGCACCAGCAGCCCCGTCCTACGTCCGCCCGGGCCTTGAGCACAAGCGAGCGCAAGCGCGTCGTCGAGATCCTCAGTTCAGATCGCTTCGTCGATCGATCGCCCGCCGAGGTGTTCGCGACGTTGCTCGATGAGAAGACGTATCTGTGCAGCGAGCGCACGATGTACCGGATCCTGGCCGAGTGTCAGTCGGTGCGTGAGCGTCGCAATCAACTCCGGCACCCGCAGTACGCGAAGCCCGAACTCATGGCCACAGCGCCAAACCAGGTCTGGTCTTGGGACATCACGAAACTGTTGGGACCAAAGAAGTGGACGTACTACTACCTTTACGTCCTGCTCGACATCTACAGCCGCTACGCGGTCGGCTGGATGGTGGCCGACCGAGAGAACTCGGCCCTGGCCGGTCGCTTGATCGAAGAGACGTGCACCAAGGAAGGTGTCGAGCCGGAGGTGTTGACTCTGCACTCCGATCGCGGCTCTCCCATGACGAGCAAGTGCACGGCGCAGTTGCTTGGCGATCTCGGGGTCACGCGGTCGCTCAGTCGCCCGCGTGTCTCGGACGACAACCCGTTCTCGGAAGCTCAGTTCAAGACCTTGAAGTACCACCCCGGTTTTCCGCGACGCTTCGCGGACATCCACCACGCGACGAGCCACTGCCAATCGTTCTTCCCGTGGTACAACACCGAGCACCGGCATGGCGGCATCTCGATGCTGACGCCGTACGATGTTCATCGCGGTCAAGCGCCCGCGGTCATCGCGCAACGAACGCGCACGCTGGAAGCCGCATGGACGGCTCACCCTGAACGCTTCGTCCGGGGCACCCCGAAGCCCAGTCCGCTTCCCGAAGCGGTCTGGATCAACCCACCCGAATCATCAACGACAGGAGGAATTGCTCAGTAA
- a CDS encoding GNAT family N-acetyltransferase, with amino-acid sequence MSVEVRMATQSDRSRCLELLDALAQVAGGSIHSAAGAAFDALLEQERGEILVAEEDGVVLGLASVSFNLAMRYGGEYCQLEELIVDPAARGKDVGGLLVRETVHRARQRGCADYGLYLVEATERNQPFYEKFGFRKVGSEMRQQLT; translated from the coding sequence ATGAGTGTCGAAGTCCGAATGGCAACACAGAGTGACCGGAGTCGTTGCCTCGAACTACTCGACGCTCTCGCCCAGGTCGCCGGGGGAAGCATCCACTCAGCCGCGGGTGCTGCGTTTGACGCGCTTCTCGAGCAGGAGCGGGGCGAAATCCTGGTTGCAGAAGAAGATGGTGTGGTGCTGGGACTCGCCTCGGTTTCTTTCAATCTCGCAATGCGTTACGGCGGCGAGTACTGCCAGCTCGAGGAACTCATCGTCGATCCCGCGGCTCGCGGAAAGGACGTCGGAGGTTTGCTGGTCAGAGAAACCGTGCATCGAGCCAGGCAACGCGGTTGCGCCGACTACGGCCTCTATCTGGTCGAAGCGACCGAACGAAACCAGCCGTTCTACGAGAAATTCGGCTTCCGGAAGGTCGGTTCGGAGATGCGCCAGCAACTGACCTAG
- a CDS encoding CoA transferase, whose amino-acid sequence MGPLSGIKVVELAGIGPGPFCAMMLADMGAEVLRVDRAQNVRGNSGQRPSDPLLRGRRSIGVDLKNPEGVETVLRLIESADALIEGFRPGVMERLGLGPDVCRARNPKLVYGRMTGWGQDGPMAQAAGHDINYIALAGALDPIGRAGERPIPPLNLVGDFGGGGMLLAFGMLAALVERQTSNQGQVVDAAMVDGAAVLMSMFHGMRHLGFWHDERGTNLLDTGAHFYDAYETQDGKYISLGSIEPQFYAELLKLSGLEGEELPAQMDRTQWPVMKQRVEALIKTKTRDQWCEIMEGSDVCFAPVLGLGEAPEHPHNVHRKTFIKVDGVPQAAPAPRFDRTTPETPVPPAHTGEHTDQVLADWGFAAGDIAKLREAKAVA is encoded by the coding sequence ATGGGACCGCTTTCGGGAATCAAGGTAGTCGAACTGGCCGGGATCGGTCCGGGACCTTTCTGCGCCATGATGCTGGCCGATATGGGCGCCGAGGTGCTGCGCGTGGATCGTGCCCAGAACGTGCGTGGGAACTCGGGGCAGCGCCCCTCCGATCCGCTCTTGCGCGGGCGTCGTAGCATCGGTGTCGATCTCAAGAATCCCGAAGGCGTCGAGACCGTGCTGCGCCTGATCGAATCTGCTGACGCCTTGATCGAAGGCTTTCGTCCCGGTGTCATGGAGCGCCTGGGGCTCGGTCCCGATGTGTGTCGCGCGCGCAATCCCAAGCTGGTGTACGGCCGGATGACCGGCTGGGGTCAGGACGGACCGATGGCGCAGGCTGCCGGGCACGACATCAACTACATCGCGCTCGCCGGTGCGCTGGATCCGATCGGGCGCGCGGGCGAGAGGCCGATCCCACCGCTCAATCTGGTGGGTGACTTCGGCGGCGGCGGCATGCTGCTGGCGTTCGGCATGCTGGCGGCTCTGGTCGAGCGACAGACATCCAACCAGGGTCAGGTCGTGGACGCGGCCATGGTCGATGGTGCAGCGGTCCTGATGTCGATGTTCCACGGCATGCGCCACCTCGGCTTCTGGCACGACGAGCGCGGCACGAATCTGCTCGATACCGGCGCGCATTTCTACGACGCGTACGAGACGCAGGACGGCAAGTACATCTCGCTGGGTTCGATCGAGCCCCAGTTCTACGCCGAACTCCTGAAGCTCTCGGGTCTCGAGGGCGAGGAGTTGCCCGCGCAGATGGATCGTACGCAGTGGCCGGTCATGAAACAGCGCGTCGAGGCGCTGATCAAGACCAAGACGCGCGATCAGTGGTGTGAGATCATGGAAGGCAGCGATGTCTGTTTTGCGCCCGTGCTCGGGCTGGGCGAAGCCCCCGAGCATCCGCACAATGTGCATCGCAAGACCTTCATCAAGGTCGACGGCGTGCCCCAGGCCGCGCCCGCACCGCGCTTCGATCGCACGACGCCGGAAACCCCCGTGCCTCCCGCGCACACCGGTGAGCATACCGACCAGGTGCTGGCGGACTGGGGGTTTGCCGCCGGAGACATCGCGAAGTTGCGCGAAGCCAAAGCCGTGGCCTGA
- a CDS encoding DUF2779 domain-containing protein — MSKAMLGQTGYLAGLQCQRRLWLSANEPQLAEDRTPTIESLIAASAALELRARGLFGGGEVVSERDDVPAGAAERTRQLLADSEVSVLFGAYFELPGRTVRVDMLERAGESEWRLLRVKSAQRVKDEHLDELAYQLAVVRAAGVGIASVEVLHPDGKYRRQEGEVDWRAFFRRSDVTRDASYLAEDLPDQIEQMKSALALSEAPTIEASPHCRRPYPCRFWTHCTQSLPADWIGRLPALRAQYFHALSEAGVRTVAEIPSEFSLTRPQKNARRAILSGETAVFPELGRALVGSGPPSDYLDFEAITPEVPIFPGTRPYQTLPFQWSLHSQTPDGLTHRAFLAEGNVDPRKEFAHTLCDALRDRDLPILVYSSFEATVLEGLADAFPELKKDLERIRRRLVDLLPIARNGIYALAFEGSFSLKRVAPALDPGFSYSELDGIADGGSAAGAFMSIARQKVTRDEAERLRSQLLEYCAHDTKALIVLQQALNSCAARANTG, encoded by the coding sequence ATGTCCAAAGCGATGCTCGGCCAAACCGGGTACCTCGCGGGTCTCCAGTGCCAGCGACGGCTGTGGCTATCGGCCAACGAGCCCCAGCTCGCAGAAGACCGCACGCCTACGATCGAGAGTCTGATCGCGGCCAGCGCGGCCCTCGAGCTGCGCGCGCGCGGATTATTTGGCGGCGGCGAGGTCGTGAGTGAGCGCGACGATGTGCCCGCCGGAGCCGCCGAACGCACGCGCCAGCTCCTGGCGGACTCTGAAGTTTCCGTGCTCTTCGGCGCCTACTTCGAACTACCCGGACGAACCGTTCGGGTCGATATGTTGGAGCGCGCCGGCGAGTCCGAGTGGCGACTGCTTCGAGTCAAATCGGCCCAGCGCGTCAAGGATGAACATCTGGACGAACTGGCCTACCAGCTCGCGGTCGTTCGCGCGGCCGGGGTCGGGATCGCTTCCGTCGAGGTCCTGCATCCAGACGGGAAGTATCGTCGGCAAGAAGGCGAGGTCGACTGGCGGGCGTTCTTTCGCCGCAGCGACGTGACACGCGACGCCTCCTATCTGGCCGAAGACCTTCCCGATCAAATCGAGCAGATGAAGAGCGCGCTCGCGCTCTCCGAAGCGCCGACAATCGAAGCCTCCCCGCATTGCCGTCGGCCCTATCCGTGTCGTTTCTGGACGCACTGCACGCAATCCCTGCCGGCCGACTGGATTGGCCGATTGCCCGCATTGCGCGCGCAGTACTTCCACGCGCTCTCGGAAGCCGGAGTCAGGACCGTTGCAGAGATCCCCTCCGAGTTTTCGCTGACCCGCCCACAGAAGAACGCGCGACGCGCGATCCTGTCGGGTGAAACCGCGGTTTTTCCCGAGCTGGGACGCGCTCTGGTGGGAAGTGGTCCGCCATCGGACTACCTGGACTTCGAGGCGATCACGCCAGAGGTTCCCATCTTCCCGGGAACGCGTCCCTACCAGACACTGCCGTTTCAGTGGTCCCTGCACAGTCAAACCCCCGACGGCCTCACCCATCGAGCTTTCCTGGCCGAGGGGAACGTCGATCCGCGCAAGGAGTTCGCGCACACGCTCTGCGATGCGTTGCGGGATCGCGATCTGCCGATCCTGGTGTACTCGTCTTTTGAAGCGACGGTACTCGAAGGACTGGCCGACGCATTTCCCGAGCTGAAGAAAGACCTGGAGAGGATTCGCCGGCGTCTCGTCGACCTGCTGCCGATCGCGCGCAATGGCATCTACGCACTCGCCTTCGAAGGTTCGTTCTCACTGAAACGCGTGGCACCCGCGCTCGATCCGGGATTCAGCTACTCCGAACTCGATGGCATCGCAGATGGTGGATCGGCCGCCGGTGCCTTTATGAGTATCGCGCGACAGAAAGTGACACGAGACGAAGCCGAACGCCTGCGCAGCCAGCTTCTGGAATACTGTGCACACGACACGAAAGCCCTGATCGTTTTGCAACAAGCGCTGAACTCCTGCGCAGCACGCGCAAACACGGGCTGA
- a CDS encoding transposase has translation MTERKKMDVKGLPTPAIGVEERSDEAPSAGVDAVPDPQVIAKPKRRRFTAEYRLRILEEADRCTGAGEVGQLLRREGLYSSHLANWRKARDEGALHGLRSKKRGAKPKASNPLEPKVRELEAKIARLENDLHKAHTILDVQEKVAGLLGFSLEDGKDC, from the coding sequence ATGACAGAGAGGAAGAAGATGGACGTGAAAGGACTCCCCACCCCCGCGATTGGGGTTGAGGAGCGAAGCGACGAGGCCCCGAGCGCGGGGGTAGACGCTGTACCCGACCCGCAGGTGATTGCGAAGCCGAAGCGGCGGCGGTTCACGGCCGAGTACCGACTGCGCATCTTGGAGGAAGCGGATCGCTGCACCGGCGCCGGTGAAGTCGGCCAGCTGCTTCGCCGCGAGGGGCTCTACAGCTCGCATCTCGCCAACTGGCGCAAGGCACGAGACGAGGGGGCGCTTCACGGACTCCGCTCGAAGAAACGCGGCGCAAAGCCAAAGGCAAGCAACCCGCTCGAACCGAAGGTCCGCGAACTCGAAGCAAAGATCGCTCGGCTCGAGAACGACCTGCACAAGGCACACACGATCCTGGACGTTCAGGAAAAAGTTGCCGGGCTGCTGGGCTTCAGTCTCGAGGACGGGAAGGACTGTTGA
- a CDS encoding NCS2 family permease, whose protein sequence is MKTSENGSGIAGTPLFGIAAAGSSVRREVLGGLTTFMTMSYILVVNPMILADGGMPAAGAFLATALAAAFATFLMGLLCDLPIALAPGMGLNAFFAYTICAGDQSWQAGLGLVVIVSLIFLLLTVSGVRHALTKAVPPSLRFGAGVGIGLFIALIGLKESGIVVDDPVTLVRMGNLATAHATLAVFGLVVTLGLMARGGAAAIFWGMVITAIAGAALGLVRVDGAWFALPSWDLPGLQIDLIGALRTEYIPLGATLLFFALFDAMGTLYAVGAEANLLDENGDFPRLGRALSVDASGALVGGLLGTSSVTCYIESATGVNVGARTGLASVVTASLFLLSLFALPLVSAVGAGVASGAEIYHPVTAPALITVGILMCRSVVRIPWDDFSEAAPAFLCLLVMPFTFSIANGLAVGFVSYATVKLFAGRAREVHPIVYTLAVLFVVYFAIGR, encoded by the coding sequence ATGAAAACGAGTGAGAACGGCAGTGGAATCGCTGGAACACCGCTCTTCGGCATAGCGGCGGCAGGCTCGAGCGTCAGGCGCGAAGTCCTCGGCGGCCTGACCACCTTCATGACGATGTCCTACATCCTCGTGGTCAATCCGATGATCCTCGCCGATGGCGGCATGCCCGCCGCCGGAGCTTTTCTCGCCACCGCACTCGCCGCCGCCTTCGCAACGTTCTTGATGGGTCTTCTCTGCGATCTGCCGATCGCACTCGCACCGGGCATGGGGCTAAACGCGTTTTTCGCCTACACGATCTGCGCGGGCGATCAATCCTGGCAGGCCGGGCTCGGACTCGTGGTGATCGTGTCGCTGATCTTCCTGCTCTTGACGGTCAGCGGCGTTCGCCACGCGTTGACGAAGGCGGTGCCACCGTCCCTGCGTTTCGGAGCAGGTGTCGGAATCGGCTTGTTCATCGCGTTGATCGGCCTGAAGGAATCGGGCATCGTCGTCGACGATCCGGTGACGCTGGTCCGCATGGGCAACCTCGCGACCGCCCATGCGACGCTCGCCGTCTTCGGTCTCGTCGTCACTCTGGGATTGATGGCCCGAGGCGGCGCCGCGGCGATCTTCTGGGGCATGGTCATCACAGCGATCGCAGGTGCGGCGCTGGGTCTGGTGCGGGTGGATGGCGCCTGGTTCGCCCTGCCTTCGTGGGATCTTCCCGGACTTCAGATCGACCTGATCGGAGCGCTGCGAACGGAGTACATACCGCTGGGAGCGACGCTTCTGTTTTTCGCACTCTTTGACGCGATGGGAACGCTCTACGCCGTCGGCGCCGAAGCGAACCTGCTCGACGAGAACGGGGACTTCCCGAGACTCGGAAGGGCGTTGAGCGTCGACGCATCCGGCGCCCTGGTCGGCGGTCTTCTCGGAACATCCTCGGTCACCTGTTACATCGAGAGCGCCACGGGAGTAAATGTCGGAGCGCGGACCGGCCTGGCCAGTGTGGTCACGGCGTCCCTCTTCCTTCTATCGCTGTTTGCTTTGCCGCTCGTCTCGGCCGTCGGGGCCGGTGTCGCGAGCGGCGCGGAGATCTACCACCCCGTGACGGCTCCGGCTCTGATCACTGTCGGCATCCTGATGTGCCGCAGCGTCGTGCGCATCCCGTGGGACGATTTCAGCGAGGCGGCGCCCGCGTTTCTATGCCTTCTCGTGATGCCCTTTACCTTCAGCATCGCGAACGGTCTCGCGGTCGGCTTCGTCAGCTACGCGACGGTCAAGCTCTTTGCCGGTCGCGCCCGAGAAGTGCATCCCATCGTCTACACACTCGCGGTACTCTTCGTCGTCTACTTCGCGATCGGACGCTAG
- a CDS encoding LysM peptidoglycan-binding domain-containing protein, which produces MKKFGRIAALAALSCVLSVLFTLAADARPREQLFPEPEPMRSAVAFWMRVYLEVTTDSGLLHDSRNLGVVYETIQLPKGASKKKRQRKVDKRRKHWRAVLNHLAKGKKARNDSERAIVRVFKTELKREPTGRDFARAAQRVRFQVGQRDKFRAGLIRSGAYENEMRAIFREMGLPQDLAYLPHVESSFNIRAYSKYGAAGMWQFMRGTGRRYMQVDYVVDERLDPIIATHSAARLLRDNYKATGTWPLAITAYNHGASGMKRAKRKLGTSRIEEVVAKYKSRSFGFASRNFYAQFLAARRVVRSYEAFFGPLDRNKPEPVDEVVLPFYARVEDLETYLGTTPDLIKRYNPALRPSVYRSGKRIPKGYTLRLPAGTSGPNPEKWLAMVPQKAQHARQHRSNLYKVRRGDTLSRIAKRNGTSVRTLVALNNLKRKHRIYPGQVLQLPGGKSKSKRATPKPKKSIEIISSAQAAPPPAAKTKAPPAKSVKPEPLKPEPTLAAATVEPATLTPEIPTRPIPTLESADAEPTTLPSAPKGEQTIQVAKAESQPSSGNNAGPMTGVRRGAKIPPPVKSSRFRRIIRNGVLVDADETLGHFAEWLNVPTSRLRKLNRMRNKANLRMGQRLKLDFSKATPEQFQQRRMEYHKAVEEDFFDNFAITGTVDHTLRKGESLWVLSHKVYQAPSWLIQRYNPDLDLTKMKPGTLVSVPLVEKRS; this is translated from the coding sequence TTGAAGAAGTTCGGGCGAATAGCGGCGCTCGCTGCGCTTTCGTGTGTGCTGAGCGTGTTGTTCACGCTTGCGGCCGACGCCAGGCCGCGCGAACAACTGTTTCCAGAGCCCGAGCCCATGCGCTCGGCTGTCGCCTTCTGGATGCGCGTGTACCTGGAAGTGACCACCGACAGCGGCCTGTTGCACGATTCGCGCAACCTCGGAGTGGTCTACGAGACCATCCAGCTTCCCAAGGGCGCCAGCAAGAAGAAGCGCCAGCGCAAGGTCGACAAGCGGCGCAAGCACTGGCGGGCGGTATTGAACCACCTGGCGAAGGGCAAGAAGGCCAGAAATGACAGCGAACGCGCGATCGTCCGCGTGTTCAAGACGGAACTGAAACGGGAGCCGACGGGGCGCGATTTCGCACGAGCCGCTCAACGAGTCCGTTTTCAAGTCGGCCAGCGCGACAAGTTCCGCGCCGGCTTGATTCGCTCCGGCGCCTACGAGAATGAAATGCGCGCCATCTTTCGCGAGATGGGCCTACCGCAAGACCTGGCCTATCTGCCGCACGTCGAGTCCTCGTTCAATATACGCGCCTACTCGAAATACGGCGCGGCCGGAATGTGGCAGTTCATGCGCGGCACGGGTCGGCGCTACATGCAGGTGGACTACGTAGTCGACGAACGACTCGACCCGATCATCGCCACGCACTCCGCAGCGCGCCTGCTGCGCGACAACTACAAGGCGACGGGCACCTGGCCCCTGGCCATTACCGCCTATAACCACGGCGCTTCGGGCATGAAGCGAGCCAAGCGAAAGCTCGGTACGAGTCGCATCGAAGAGGTCGTGGCCAAGTACAAGAGCCGTTCATTCGGCTTTGCGTCGCGCAACTTCTACGCCCAGTTCCTGGCCGCGCGCCGGGTCGTGCGTTCCTACGAGGCGTTCTTCGGCCCCCTGGATCGCAACAAGCCCGAACCCGTCGACGAGGTCGTCCTACCGTTCTACGCCAGAGTCGAAGACCTGGAGACCTATCTGGGGACGACCCCCGACCTGATCAAACGCTACAACCCGGCCTTGCGCCCATCGGTCTACCGCTCGGGCAAGCGAATTCCCAAGGGCTACACCCTGCGCCTTCCGGCCGGTACTTCGGGTCCCAACCCGGAAAAGTGGCTGGCCATGGTCCCGCAGAAGGCTCAGCACGCCAGACAGCACCGCAGCAATCTGTACAAGGTGCGGCGCGGCGACACGCTGAGCAGGATCGCCAAGCGCAATGGCACCAGTGTGCGCACGCTGGTCGCGCTCAACAATCTGAAGCGCAAACACCGCATTTATCCCGGGCAGGTTCTGCAGCTTCCGGGTGGCAAGAGCAAGTCGAAGCGCGCGACGCCCAAACCGAAGAAGTCCATCGAGATCATCAGCTCGGCTCAGGCCGCACCTCCGCCCGCCGCCAAGACGAAGGCGCCGCCCGCCAAATCCGTGAAGCCCGAGCCGCTCAAACCCGAACCGACCCTGGCCGCGGCGACGGTCGAGCCCGCGACACTCACGCCCGAGATTCCGACCCGGCCGATCCCGACTCTGGAAAGCGCAGACGCGGAGCCCACGACGCTCCCTTCGGCTCCGAAAGGCGAGCAGACGATCCAGGTGGCGAAGGCCGAGAGCCAGCCGAGTTCTGGAAACAACGCCGGACCCATGACGGGAGTCAGGCGCGGCGCGAAGATCCCGCCACCCGTCAAGAGTTCCCGATTCCGTCGCATCATTCGCAACGGTGTGCTCGTAGACGCTGACGAGACGCTGGGGCATTTCGCAGAATGGCTCAACGTACCGACCTCGCGATTGCGCAAGCTCAATCGCATGCGGAACAAAGCAAACCTGCGCATGGGCCAACGCCTGAAACTCGACTTCTCCAAGGCCACGCCCGAGCAATTCCAGCAGCGCCGCATGGAGTACCACAAAGCAGTCGAAGAAGACTTCTTCGACAACTTCGCAATCACCGGAACCGTCGACCACACCCTGCGCAAGGGCGAAAGCCTGTGGGTCCTGTCGCATAAGGTCTATCAGGCCCCAAGCTGGCTGATTCAGCGCTACAACCCGGACCTGGATCTCACGAAGATGAAACCGGGAACCCTGGTGAGCGTACCCCTGGTGGAAAAGCGAAGCTGA
- a CDS encoding VOC family protein, translated as MSRIFGTIRQNGYVVRDIEAAMKHWTQVLGVGPFYYFESVPMQDFRYRGEPSALTVSIALANTGPLQIELIQQRNDAPSMYRDFLEAGNEGLQHVAYWTETFDPDLKRWLDAGYEIGQSGGIGTSGRFAYLDTESHPGTVVEVSEISGPKGRFFEKVAEEARDWDGSEPVRLLG; from the coding sequence ATGAGTCGAATATTCGGAACGATTCGCCAGAACGGATACGTGGTGCGCGATATCGAGGCGGCCATGAAACACTGGACGCAGGTCTTGGGCGTGGGCCCGTTCTATTACTTCGAAAGCGTTCCGATGCAGGACTTCCGTTACCGGGGCGAGCCATCGGCGCTGACGGTGAGTATCGCGCTGGCGAACACTGGACCCTTGCAGATCGAGTTGATCCAACAGCGAAACGACGCACCTTCCATGTACCGCGACTTTCTGGAGGCCGGAAACGAAGGCCTGCAACACGTGGCCTACTGGACCGAAACCTTCGACCCGGATCTGAAGCGCTGGCTCGACGCGGGCTACGAAATCGGGCAGTCCGGCGGGATCGGAACGAGCGGACGGTTCGCCTACCTGGACACCGAGTCCCATCCCGGCACGGTCGTAGAAGTTTCGGAGATCAGCGGACCCAAGGGCCGCTTCTTCGAGAAGGTGGCCGAAGAAGCTCGCGACTGGGATGGCTCCGAGCCCGTGCGTCTTCTCGGTTAG
- the ychF gene encoding redox-regulated ATPase YchF — protein MEAGIVGYPGSGRSTVFNALLAHRAQEAAGARKSGAAIGVIHVQDARLEELSARFKPKKTTPIEIRLHDLCPSLEPNFPTAEIEAMKRMDLLLLVIPAFADPDPAAQLAGLDGLVADLCLEDLAAIEKLIKRTTREKTDATVKEALDLIQTALEASIPVISASSLQAQHREALRGYGLITDRPMIAVANNAEDAAGTPPPAELVKRGEELGIPILALAAGLEAEMAELAAEDRVEFLAEYGVSEPAGAAVTRAILERGDIIPFFTAGEDECRAWAIARNTAAKQAAGKIHSDIERGFIRAEVIGYDEYEPLAGGLTEAKSKGLLRVEGKDYIVQDGDIVNFRHNT, from the coding sequence GTGGAAGCGGGAATCGTCGGCTACCCCGGATCCGGGCGCAGCACAGTCTTTAACGCACTGCTCGCGCATCGCGCGCAGGAAGCGGCCGGTGCCCGGAAGTCGGGCGCGGCCATCGGTGTAATCCACGTCCAGGATGCGCGCCTCGAGGAACTCTCCGCCCGTTTCAAGCCCAAGAAGACCACGCCGATCGAGATCCGCCTGCACGATCTGTGTCCGTCCCTGGAGCCGAATTTTCCGACCGCGGAAATCGAGGCCATGAAGCGCATGGACCTGTTGCTGCTGGTGATTCCGGCGTTTGCGGATCCCGATCCGGCCGCGCAACTCGCCGGGCTGGACGGCCTGGTCGCGGACCTGTGCCTGGAAGACCTGGCCGCGATCGAGAAGCTGATCAAGCGAACCACGCGCGAAAAGACCGACGCCACCGTGAAAGAGGCCCTGGACCTGATCCAGACGGCGCTGGAGGCGAGCATTCCCGTGATCTCTGCCTCCTCGCTCCAGGCCCAGCATCGCGAAGCCCTGCGCGGCTACGGCCTGATCACCGACCGGCCCATGATCGCGGTCGCAAACAACGCCGAAGACGCAGCGGGCACGCCACCTCCGGCCGAACTGGTCAAGCGGGGTGAAGAACTGGGTATCCCGATCCTGGCTCTAGCTGCGGGTCTCGAGGCGGAGATGGCGGAACTGGCCGCCGAAGATCGCGTTGAGTTTCTGGCGGAGTACGGCGTGAGCGAACCCGCGGGAGCTGCCGTGACCCGAGCCATTCTGGAGCGCGGCGACATCATCCCGTTCTTCACCGCCGGCGAGGACGAGTGCCGCGCCTGGGCCATTGCTCGCAATACAGCCGCCAAGCAGGCGGCGGGAAAGATCCACTCCGACATCGAGCGAGGCTTCATCCGCGCAGAGGTGATCGGTTACGACGAATACGAGCCCCTGGCGGGTGGTCTTACTGAGGCAAAGAGCAAGGGACTGCTCCGCGTCGAAGGCAAGGACTACATCGTTCAGGATGGCGATATCGTGAACTTCCGGCACAACACGTGA